The DNA region GCTGTAGCCGGCGTCCTTGTACCGCCGGATGGCCTTCAGCACCTCGTCAGTGGGGGGCGTGTCTTCCAGGACCTCGGCCACGATGTGCTCCGGCGGCAGGGCGTAAAGGGCGTCCTGCACCAGCAGATCGTGGGTGAAGTTGATGCAGAACTTGCGTTCTTTCTCCATGGGGCCGGCGGCCAGGGAGAGGCCGTCCGCAATGATCTTGGACGTGGCGAGGTCGGGATTGTCGAACGAGGCGACAGTGGCTTCCGCGCAGCTGCGGAAGAGCAGCTCATAGCCCCAGATGTGGCCGGCGCGGTCGAAAATGGGCTGCCGTGCGACAAAGATGGGAAAGTGGGGCGGGAGGCAGAAGGGGGATGACGTATCCTCCTCGGAATCCGGACCCGTAGACGTTGGGTCATTGGACGCCGAAGCCGAGCCGTCGGATTTGAAGCCCACCGCGGCTCTGCGCAACGGGAATATACGTTTCGCCAAAATCTCCCCCGAATCCGTTGACGGCAGGGAGACGGACAGGGCCGGCTGCGCTACAGCAGAATGCACGGCGAGCCAAGCCACGGCGGACCGCCCCCCGGGGTGCCGTACTGATACGCCAATAAGCAGTTAAAATAGCTCTTTTAAAAAATACACCGCATATTAGGCAACGAATTACCCGCTATGCAAGGGAAAAATCACGGCATCAGCGGCGCCATGGCGAGCCCCTCGGACAGGGGGAAATCGCTCATAAGGTTCGCGCAAGCCACGGCCTGGCCGGATGCACCGCGGCACAGGTTGTCGATGGCCGAAACCACGATGACGCGGTTTGTGCGCGTATCACAGACCAGACCGATGTCGCAGTACATGGTGCCGCGCACCCAGCGCGTTTCCGGCAGCCGGCCCAGGGGCAGAACCCGGACGAACTCGTGCTCGGCGTAGGCGTCCGTATAGAGCTCGTGGATGGACTCGGCCGTGGGCGTTTCACCTGTGGTGCGCGTGTACAGCGTGGTCAGGATGCCGCGGTTGATGGGCAGAAGGTGCGGGTTGAAGGAGACAGTGAGCGACGAGCCCGCGATGCGCGAGAGTTCCTGCTCGATCTCCGGGGTGTGGCGGTGCTTGCCCAGGTTGTAGGCGCGGAAGGAGTCCGAGACCTCGCAGAACAGCGTGCCTGTGGCGGCCTTGCGGCCGGCGCCCGTGGCCCCGGACTTGGAGTCGGCCACGATGGAGTCTGTCTCGATCAGGTCGTGGCGCAGAAGCGGCAGCAGGCCCAGGATGACGGAGGTGGGGTAGCAGCCGGGGTTGGCGATGAGCCGCGCTCTGGCGATGGCGTCGGCGTAGAGCTCCGGCAGGCCGTAAACAGCCTCCTGGATCAGCGCGACGTGGCGATGCTCCAGGCCGTACCACTGGGCGTAGACGGCGGCGTCGCGCAGCCGGAAGTCGGCCGAGAGGTCCACCACCTTCACGTCGCGGGCGATGAGCTCGGCGGCCATGTCCATGGCAGCGCCGTGCGGCACGGCCAGAAAGACCAGGGAGCAGGCCTTGGCGATCTGGTCCGGGTCGGGCTGGCTGATCTCGATGGAGCCCATGTCCATCCCCTGGAGGAAGGGATAGATATCCACCAGCTTCTTGCCGGCCTCGGCGCGGGAGGTGGCGGTGACCAGCTCGAAAGAAGGGTGGTGCGCCAGGATGCGCGCGAGCTCCATGCCGGTATAGCCCGTCACGCCTACCAGGCCGACGGGGATGCGCTCGATGCTCATGGAAGATCCTTACTTGCGGTGCATGACGTACTTCATGCGCAGTTCATAGAGAATGCCGTCGATGAGCTTGGCCTCGTCGGCGTCCAGGCAGGAGCTGGTCTTTTCCTTGAGCATGGCGATGATGTCGACGGTGTGCTTGGCCAGCGGCAGGTTCTCCATGGTCTGGCCGGTGTCCGGATCGGGCACTTCGCCCAGGTGGACCAGCGCCGAAGAGCTCAGGGAGAGGATGAATGTGGAAAAGGTGACCTGCGGGTAGGGGCAGTCGTGCTGGCCGGAATGGCACTCGCCTGCGCCGGTCTGGGCCTCGCCCGCCCGGGTCTCGTCCTTGGGTGTGGAATTCTCGTCTGCCATGAAACAATGCTCCTGAACGTTTGGTGCGTCGGTACTGCCTAGTGGGCGGAACCCCAGTCGCGGCCCGTGC from Oceanidesulfovibrio marinus includes:
- the argC gene encoding N-acetyl-gamma-glutamyl-phosphate reductase encodes the protein MERIPVGLVGVTGYTGMELARILAHHPSFELVTATSRAEAGKKLVDIYPFLQGMDMGSIEISQPDPDQIAKACSLVFLAVPHGAAMDMAAELIARDVKVVDLSADFRLRDAAVYAQWYGLEHRHVALIQEAVYGLPELYADAIARARLIANPGCYPTSVILGLLPLLRHDLIETDSIVADSKSGATGAGRKAATGTLFCEVSDSFRAYNLGKHRHTPEIEQELSRIAGSSLTVSFNPHLLPINRGILTTLYTRTTGETPTAESIHELYTDAYAEHEFVRVLPLGRLPETRWVRGTMYCDIGLVCDTRTNRVIVVSAIDNLCRGASGQAVACANLMSDFPLSEGLAMAPLMP
- a CDS encoding DUF1844 domain-containing protein, yielding MADENSTPKDETRAGEAQTGAGECHSGQHDCPYPQVTFSTFILSLSSSALVHLGEVPDPDTGQTMENLPLAKHTVDIIAMLKEKTSSCLDADEAKLIDGILYELRMKYVMHRK